The following proteins come from a genomic window of Cydia pomonella isolate Wapato2018A chromosome 28, ilCydPomo1, whole genome shotgun sequence:
- the LOC133533088 gene encoding uncharacterized protein LOC133533088 produces the protein MESVLTPPLPFKFEENVTNMAFGSLCESWEKWKNGFQIYVKACELNKKTEEIQMNIFLHVVGEQCREIIEQSTTKCTTLAALIGQVDNHFKAKKNVTVERHRFFTRQQGEHESIDQYVFELRKLAQSCEFGNLNDGLIKDRLVCGIVSAAIRERLLREDDLTLNKALEICRAAIVSKMYSEDIKRECTSETKGNEVCAVANKEVYELNRSGAKVEAKSSRGMSSGRGWRGRGWAHGAGRSGAPGAAGPAGAQHRAPYAYRGGRCGQCGGVHKKYDCPAYGRSCMKCSRPNHFARMCRVYMVEESEDQDSEGSR, from the exons atggAATCGGTTCTTACTCCCCCTTTGCCGTTTAAGTTTGAGGAAAATGTAACCAATATGGCGTTTGGCAGTTTGTGTGAATCTTGGGAGAAGTGGAAGAATGGTTTTCAAATATACGTTAAGGCATGCGAACTTAATAAGAAAACAGAAGAAATAcaaatgaacatttttttacacgTCGTAGGGGAACAGTGCCGTGAGATAATAGAACAAAGTACGACGAAATGTACAACATTAGCGGCTTTAATAGGTCAAGTCGATAATCattttaaagcgaaaaaaaatgtaacggTCGAGCGTCATCGGTTTTTTACTCGTCAACAAGGTGAACACGAGTCCATAGACCAATACGTCTTTGAGTTGAGAAAGTTGGCTCAGTCGTGCGAGTTTGGTAACTTAAACGACGGATTAATAAAGGATAGACTCGTATGTGGAATCGTGAGCGCAGCGATTAGAGAGCGGCTGTTACGCGAAGACGACCTAACGCTAAACAAAGCGTTAGAAATATGTCGGGCTGCTATAGTGTCGAAAATGTATTCGGAGGACATTAAACGCGAGTGTACTAGTGAGACAAAAGGTAACGAAGTGTGTGCGGTAGCTAACAAAGAAGTGTACGAGTTGAATCGGTCAGGTGCGAAAGTCGAAGCAAAATCGAGTCGTGGTATGAGTTCCGGACGAGGATGGCGCGGGCGCGGATGGGCGCATGGCGCGGGGCGCAGTGGCGCGCCGGGCGCGGCAGGCCCGGCCGGCGCTCAGCACCGCGCGCCGTACGCATATCGCGGAGGGCGGTGCGGTCAGTGCGGCGGCGTGCACAAAAAGTACGATTGTCCGGCGTATGGCAGGAGCTGCATGAAATGTTCCAGACCAAATCATTTTGCCAGGATGTGCAGGGTGTACATGGTGGAAGAGTCTGAGGACcag GATAGTGAGGGCTCCAGATAG
- the LOC133533087 gene encoding uncharacterized protein LOC133533087 — translation MEKLRFTFAILATGPEGKTNTMCITSIEVPDGRVFEVPDDLKPASKHTGITTTEVFTKVKNSLKKRHQTRKLWIPLTEGLRKIYLDEGENVQFGDQYLDEIISETTQSTNNSNNTEPVSKNLGKIAERFLLEKFSGKTTNVEQWIKEFESECKRFEMVQDTKKIEMLKHLMDKQCLDWYNSMVIKFTIDSDWMIWKNNLCESYGNKGWSQIKYAFTFKYQAGSLIEYATKKERLLLKVNKQTDSQTMIHLIVMGLPDFIMDKIDKGKITSTTSLYNELGKYEHIINKKTYNKTKRNTFDAKGAADKIKPCKICEKLNKGTRFHPEEKCWFKQTGDRDNKKNYKNVNNVVLDVELSDDDQKNE, via the coding sequence ATGGAAAAATTAAGATTTACGTTCGCAATATTAGCGACGGGCCCGGAAggaaaaacaaatacaatgtGCATAACCTCAATCGAGGTACCTGATGGTCGTGTTTTTGAAGTTCCGGACGATCTGAAACCTGCCAGTAAACACACGGGTATAACTACTACGGAAGTATTTACGAAAGTCAAAAATTCTCTGAAAAAAAGACATCAAACACGAAAATTATGGATCCCATTAACTGAAGGGTTGAGAAAAATCTACTTGGACGAAGGTGAAAATGTACAGTTCGGTGACCAATATCTAGACGAAATTATAAGTGAAACAACACAATCaactaataatagtaataacacAGAACCTGTAAGTAAAAATTTGGGGAAAATAGCTGAACGGTTTTTACTGGAGAAATTTTCAGGGAAAACGACAAACGTTGAGCAGTGGATCAAGGAATTTGAGAGTGAATGTAAAAGATTTGAAATGGTAcaggatacaaaaaaaattgaaatgttaaaacatttaatgGATAAACAATGCTTAGATTGGTACAACAGCATGGTAATAAAATTTACCATAGATTCAGACTGGATGATTTGGAAAAATAATCTATGTGAGTCATATGGAAATAAAGGCTGGTCTCAGATTAAAtatgcatttacatttaaataccaAGCGGGCTCATTAATAGAATATGCCACAAAGAAGGAAAGGCTACtactaaaagtaaataaacagaCTGACTCGCAGACAATGATTCATCTCATCGTAATGGGTCTACCAGATTTCATAATGGACAAGATCGATAAGGGAAAAATAACATCCACCACAAGTCTTTACAATGAACTTGGGAAATATgagcatataataaataaaaagacttacaataaaacaaaaagaaacacctTTGACGCTAAAGGTGCAGCCGATAAGATCAAACCCTGCAAAATCTGTGAGAAATTAAACAAAGGTACCCGTTTCCACCCTGAGGAAAAATGCTGGTTTAAGCAGACAGGGGATCGTGACAACAAGAAAAATTACAAGAATGTGAACAATGTTGTGCTAGATGTTGAATTGAGTGATGATGACCAAAAAAACGAGTAA